ctttttatttgaATGCACTCGTCATTTCTACGGATAATTTGGGcttattttttttcatgtttATTGCACTGAATTTGACGGATCTGGTATTGCTTCTGTGTAATTGTATCGTTGTTGATGCATTCTTCTAAGTTCTATATGTGAGTGGTAGGGGGAATTTGATATTTAGATTTACATTTGGTACATTCAATTTTTGGTTTCCATAGCTTCTTATGAAAAATAGGAGCAATCCTTGTTTTGCAGTTTTGATGACTTAGCTGTTTGTATTGGCAAGTCGCCAACTGCTTTCCGAGCAATATCCATTTCATGCTTCTCCTCCTTTATAACGAAACTATTTAATTATGATACATAATTGATGTGGAGTGAAGGGACTAAAGAAAGAAGTAACTTATGGATACTTATAAATGTGACTGTAATCAACTTCCTCCAAATacgtaaaaagaaaaattatgcATATGAAACTTTTTCCAGCTAATGCTAATCCAAAGATTTTAGAATATCATCTCCTCACATTGAAAATGCACAGAAACATGTTTCCCTCCAGGGTCAGAGTTATGTTCAACCATCCGACTACCATGCTTTTGTTATAGTTTCTGAAAATTGGAAAAGCACCTACGCccttgatttttgtttttttgtttttgggttttggggggggggggggggtgggGGGTTTACATCCTGAGATAATTTGCTCAAGCAAGCATGAACAAGCCGTAATGGAAAAAAACATGTCTGCAATGGTATAGATTTATAGTAGTAATTATGAACCATGGCAATTTACAGTAACTACTTTTCTTATTGACTGCATTTATTCCttgttagcaagggtgtgacaCAAAAACGATTAAGCAGTGCCAACTGCATGACTCTTTAGTCTTTAGGTAATAGGAATTTAATATAGATCTTCACATTCTATTTTTTGTGTATAAGTGTTTCATGTCTTCATAAGTCCATTCCAACTTATCTATACTTAATCAACAAAACCTTATCTATCGTCATAACATGAAATGACAAAATAAATACTCAGCCTCAATTTCCAAAAGAATGAGGTTTCCAACAGCCTAACTCTTCAAACAACACGTCTAGTTGAATAAAACAAAGTATGGTAATCAAGCCTATGAAATTccttgaatttttttatgagatGGGAGGGATGGGAAAGTTTTTCAAACAAAGTCAAGGGGAAAAATTAGTAGTTACATCTTGCTTGTTCAGTGGAACAAGAAATGTTTTCCATAGGAAATGTTTAATAGATAACCCTCTCTGGATCTTTTTCCTAGGTTTTGATTTTTCAGCTGTTGTTCTGTATTATCTTTGGATTGACTGTTCTACATAGAGATTATGATTCACATTCAATTATTGACCAAGTTTAGTTATTATACGTTTCAGATAAGGAAAGGGGCTTGAACATCTGAATTGTTGGTAAAATGGTTTCCTTTGAGATGAATGATCGCAAGAGTAAGTGAAACAGATATATTTTGTTGTAGCaatcataatattttttgttgtaGATTATTGTGGATTTATATATAATTCCTTATCTTGGGTCCCCTTAATAGTCAGCAAGAGAAATTTAAGGGTAATTTCTGAGTTTGTTTCAAATCTTTTAGATTATTAGACAAATTAATCACTAATAAAATGAAAGGACAacttattacttttttttcagTAGTGTGGTTGATGGATTaacttgtttgaaattttgaaatattttattaagGATTAATTCGTCATACATTCTAAGATATCAGGACCAATTTGCCAGTCTGTTTTTTATGGGACTAAGTTGTCTGAACTAAAAATTGTTAGGGACCATTTGGGGTATTACTCAGAATTAAACTAGGAATTATGTGAAAGACTTATTTCAGAGTTTCGTTGTATACATTTTTTCTTAAAAGTGCTTCAGTGAAATTAGTACCTCGTGGTCCTATTCATACCAGTGTTCTAGTATGACACTAGACATGTTAGACGCATCACAATTTATCATTTGCGATGAAAATGATCCTATTGTGTAAGCGAAAGAATTAATCAGAAATGATTGTGATTTCATCCAAATATTTTCCCCAGTTGATTGGTTAAAATCAATTGTACCACCTAGTGGAACTAATTGGATGTGAATAATATGATGCTCTAGTTTGCGTGACATATAACCTTTTGACTTTGCTCTCATGCTCTGCCATTATGGCTACTACAAGATTGATTTGACCAAACTGTGTATTGGTCATTTTGATGTTATGTAGTTGGAATCTAGTTCATGTCCTATTTTTCACATGTTACAATTCTGTTatcttaatatttttaatttaacatatGTGATTGGCATATGGTACAGAGATTGGATTAGGGTTAACTGGATTTGGTATATTTTTCTCATTCCTTGGGGTAGTCTTCTTCTTCGATAAGGGATTACTAGCCATGGGAAACGTAAGTTTCATGCTATTTCAGGCTTCTCGCTTAGGTACAATTTCTTGTCATTGTTTCTCTTGTTAACGTCTTTTGATGATGCCTTAATCCTTGTCACTCAAATCAGATCCTGTTTGTTTCTGGAGTGTCCTTAACCATCGGCCTGAAATCCACTATGCAATTCTTTATGAAACGAAGTAATTTCAAGGTAAATTTGTTGCACTTCCTCCCTTTCCCCTCTGGTAAATTTCTAGCACTAACTTTTATCATCTCTCTCTTTTTAAGGGAACAATCTCATTTGGTATTGGATTCTTGATCCTCATAATGGGATGGCCTATTTTGGGCATGATCATTGAGGCTTATGGATTCATCGTACTATTCAGGTTTAGTGGAATTTGGAAGACATTGTTGTGTTTTAAGTTCTATTCTTGAAGCTAACCATGGATTAAACTGTGCAGTGGTTTCTGGCCTACACTGGCTGTTTTCTTACAGAAGATTCCCATTCTTGGTTGGTTGTTTCAACAGCCATATGTTCGATCGGTAGGTATTTGTGATGAAAATTGAAATGCTTTTACTAGCTGCTATTTAACTGATTTTAATGTAATCATCCGATGCATTTAACCATGCTGATATAGTGCCATATTAAAAGCTCATGTTCATGTCAATCATCAATAGA
The genomic region above belongs to Arachis stenosperma cultivar V10309 chromosome 5, arast.V10309.gnm1.PFL2, whole genome shotgun sequence and contains:
- the LOC130979755 gene encoding vesicle transport protein GOT1-like, producing the protein MVSFEMNDRKKIGLGLTGFGIFFSFLGVVFFFDKGLLAMGNILFVSGVSLTIGLKSTMQFFMKRSNFKGTISFGIGFLILIMGWPILGMIIEAYGFIVLFSGFWPTLAVFLQKIPILGWLFQQPYVRSLFDRYRGRRVPI